A region of Nitrospinota bacterium DNA encodes the following proteins:
- a CDS encoding PAS domain-containing sensor histidine kinase, with protein sequence MNNPSLSRSLAMLLPGAVAIMGLLIAFAAAIYWAQYLMPFIKTSEQAKSEVLMLYALNGAEEAVDSGDEEALGHLVSRLMLMEDPKTGKKLFLGVTISLLGGEEVTARDLDLVSPVFPVSAPIYSKTSQELRGEIEIIYNDYQYNLLAEDAKRKLVYVLFGLALFTFMAYRFAVYLLAPLSALASSLSKMEFKELGSLPAPEGYVTEEVRRVAQALDDLLKGISEAWQSERAATVSKHYLDNILSSMSDILLVLGPDHRIEKANKAACELLGYEEESIEGLKADEIFVTPEGKGFEEFLAGSGLLEQESVRNLEMPLRRKDGGWFPALVAASIMRGDSAEARGIVCAAKDITQLKEAERELKEAKNKAEDATKLKDRFVALVSHDLKSPLSSIRMSVDLIKMTTDDLPKDAHENLSRIQQIIEHMVEMIKELLDLSRLQTGKIKLNHEVLDAHHSIQNVFYKMSGPSAKKEVKMVNDVPQKTLVYADPILFHQVIQNLVVNAIKFSTPGGAVTVFIPDDGKGNIAVKDTGVGIRKEFLPNLFSAEVKTTTIGTAGEKGSGLGLPLCNEIIKAHNGSISVESQDGAGTVFYLTFPQKDSSGQRL encoded by the coding sequence ATGAATAATCCATCTCTCTCAAGAAGCCTGGCGATGCTTTTGCCGGGCGCGGTGGCCATAATGGGGCTTCTCATAGCCTTTGCGGCGGCCATCTACTGGGCGCAATACCTTATGCCGTTCATCAAGACCAGCGAGCAGGCCAAGTCCGAAGTGCTTATGCTGTATGCGCTGAACGGGGCTGAAGAGGCCGTGGATTCCGGCGACGAGGAGGCGCTGGGGCATCTTGTGTCCCGGCTTATGCTGATGGAAGACCCGAAGACCGGTAAAAAACTTTTCCTGGGGGTCACAATAAGCCTTCTGGGCGGAGAGGAAGTGACGGCCCGGGATCTAGACCTTGTCAGTCCGGTTTTCCCTGTGAGCGCCCCCATCTATTCTAAGACTTCGCAGGAGCTTCGCGGCGAGATAGAAATAATCTACAACGATTATCAATACAATCTCCTGGCCGAAGACGCCAAGCGCAAGCTGGTATATGTGCTTTTCGGGCTGGCCCTGTTCACTTTCATGGCGTACAGGTTCGCGGTATATCTTCTGGCCCCCCTATCGGCGCTGGCGTCCAGTTTGTCGAAAATGGAGTTTAAGGAGCTAGGCTCCCTGCCCGCGCCAGAGGGATATGTGACCGAGGAGGTCCGGCGGGTGGCCCAGGCGCTGGACGACCTTTTAAAGGGCATAAGCGAAGCGTGGCAGTCGGAGCGCGCGGCTACCGTGTCCAAGCATTACCTGGACAACATATTGTCCAGCATGTCCGACATACTGCTGGTTCTGGGCCCAGATCACCGGATTGAAAAAGCCAATAAAGCCGCTTGCGAACTGTTGGGTTACGAGGAAGAAAGCATAGAAGGGCTCAAAGCCGATGAAATCTTCGTTACCCCGGAGGGGAAAGGCTTCGAGGAGTTCCTTGCCGGATCCGGATTGCTGGAGCAGGAGAGTGTGCGGAACCTGGAGATGCCGTTGCGCAGAAAAGACGGCGGGTGGTTCCCGGCGCTGGTGGCCGCCTCTATTATGCGGGGGGATTCGGCCGAGGCCAGGGGAATTGTTTGCGCGGCCAAAGACATCACCCAGCTAAAAGAGGCCGAGCGGGAGCTAAAAGAGGCCAAAAACAAGGCGGAGGACGCCACAAAGCTGAAAGACAGGTTCGTTGCGCTGGTTTCGCACGACCTTAAGTCGCCACTATCATCCATCAGGATGAGCGTGGACCTTATAAAGATGACTACCGACGACCTCCCCAAGGATGCGCATGAGAACCTCTCCAGGATCCAGCAGATAATCGAGCACATGGTGGAGATGATCAAGGAACTGTTGGACCTGAGCCGGTTGCAGACCGGCAAGATCAAGCTCAACCACGAGGTTTTGGACGCGCACCATTCCATTCAGAACGTCTTTTACAAGATGTCCGGGCCCTCCGCGAAAAAAGAGGTGAAAATGGTGAACGATGTTCCCCAAAAAACCCTGGTGTACGCCGACCCGATACTATTCCACCAGGTGATACAGAACCTGGTGGTGAACGCCATAAAGTTCTCCACCCCCGGCGGGGCGGTAACAGTGTTCATCCCGGATGATGGCAAGGGGAACATAGCCGTTAAAGACACCGGCGTGGGGATAAGGAAGGAATTCCTGCCCAACCTCTTTTCCGCCGAGGTGAAAACCACCACGATAGGCACGGCGGGGGAGAAGGGAAGTGGCTTGGGGCTTCCCCTTTGCAATGAAATAATCAAGGCCCACAACGGCTCTATAAGCGTGGAAAGCCAGGATGGGGCCGGAACCGTTTTCTACCTCACATTCCCGCAAAAGGATAGTTCCGGCCAGCGCCTCTGA